In Amycolatopsis sp. EV170708-02-1, the following are encoded in one genomic region:
- a CDS encoding DUF3558 domain-containing protein codes for MKKLLLVPLTAAAFVLAACSTEKPGTPSAAPSSPAQGGESSAPTTATGGADPASIDPCSLVGAADLASFGTFEPPVPENVGGARVCEFTKDSQTAADSVTLSLGVRDKQGVDSVVDGGNGKTTGNVNGRKAVLVPKPPSSCLMALEISASARVDLVVVSTDPEKSCGMAEKIADIVEPKLPKG; via the coding sequence ATGAAGAAGCTGCTCCTCGTACCGCTGACCGCGGCCGCGTTCGTGCTCGCGGCCTGTTCCACCGAAAAGCCGGGTACTCCCTCCGCGGCGCCGTCGTCGCCCGCGCAAGGCGGCGAGTCCAGCGCCCCGACGACGGCCACCGGTGGTGCCGACCCCGCGTCGATCGATCCGTGTTCGCTCGTCGGCGCCGCCGATCTCGCGTCGTTCGGCACTTTCGAGCCACCCGTCCCCGAGAACGTCGGCGGTGCCCGCGTCTGCGAGTTCACCAAGGACTCCCAGACGGCGGCCGACAGCGTCACCCTCAGCCTCGGGGTTCGTGACAAGCAGGGTGTCGACAGTGTCGTCGACGGCGGGAACGGCAAGACCACCGGCAACGTCAACGGACGCAAGGCCGTGCTCGTTCCGAAACCTCCCAGCAGCTGTCTGATGGCGCTCGAAATCAGCGCCTCGGCGCGGGTCGACCTCGTGGTCGTCAGCACGGATCCGGAGAAGTCGTGCGGGATGGCGGAGAAGATCGCCGACATCGTCGAACCGAAGCTTCCGAAGGGCTAG
- a CDS encoding GtrA family protein: MVATDPKAGVTAAAPSSPGLLGQLIRFGLIGGFCALVDFGVYQGLRALGMDATPWVDIARALSFIVGTTTAFFLNRKFTFAGGRQEGARQIGSFVLLYAVTFLVAVGVNRTMLHVLPESAWKATFGWVVSQATATVINFVMLKWVVFREPRATATSTEEN, translated from the coding sequence GTGGTGGCGACCGACCCGAAAGCCGGCGTGACGGCAGCAGCGCCGTCCTCCCCTGGGCTGCTCGGGCAGCTCATCCGCTTCGGCCTCATCGGCGGCTTCTGCGCCCTGGTCGATTTCGGCGTCTACCAGGGGCTTCGTGCCCTCGGAATGGACGCGACGCCGTGGGTGGACATCGCTCGCGCGCTCAGCTTCATCGTGGGCACCACGACCGCCTTCTTCCTGAACCGCAAGTTCACCTTCGCCGGTGGACGTCAGGAGGGCGCGCGTCAGATCGGTAGCTTCGTGCTCTTGTACGCCGTCACGTTCCTCGTGGCCGTCGGCGTCAACCGCACGATGCTGCACGTCCTGCCGGAGTCGGCCTGGAAGGCCACCTTCGGCTGGGTCGTCTCGCAGGCAACCGCGACCGTGATCAACTTCGTCATGCTCAAGTGGGTCGTCTTCCGTGAGCCCCGCGCCACCGCCACCAGCACAGAGGAGAACTGA
- a CDS encoding ESX secretion-associated protein EspG, whose translation MPHSFSLSLAAVDILLEHGRFGPAPVPFEIPHIGTTTDQRAMVREAVFRDLEGRGLMRGGRLDADVELAIATFANPQLAVWAVAQMDKDKQLFARAATNGQFAVVVRQDENLLVFEETRPTAIVASIVDLLPLTPAGPGQSVTIAKPASAPKRPRNDDAYDPFAKVSGPRSHGSNPQQRQVERIFEKPKTRVGQFSVYIRGGQVFPPLAWFDTEAGRFMMTSRQAADGQSWLTYAPADNARIAQQLYAQLEGQF comes from the coding sequence ATGCCGCATTCGTTCTCGTTGTCGCTGGCGGCGGTGGACATCCTGCTCGAACACGGCCGGTTCGGGCCGGCGCCCGTCCCGTTCGAGATCCCGCACATCGGCACGACGACCGATCAGCGCGCGATGGTGCGCGAGGCCGTCTTCCGCGATCTCGAAGGCCGCGGCCTGATGCGCGGCGGCAGGCTCGACGCCGACGTCGAACTCGCGATCGCCACGTTCGCCAACCCGCAGCTCGCCGTCTGGGCGGTCGCGCAGATGGACAAGGACAAGCAGCTGTTCGCGCGGGCGGCGACGAACGGGCAATTCGCGGTCGTCGTACGCCAGGACGAGAACCTGCTCGTGTTCGAGGAGACCAGGCCGACCGCGATCGTCGCGTCGATCGTCGACCTGCTGCCGCTCACCCCGGCGGGCCCCGGGCAGTCGGTCACCATCGCGAAGCCGGCGAGCGCACCGAAGCGTCCTCGGAACGACGACGCGTACGACCCCTTCGCCAAGGTCAGCGGGCCGCGGTCGCACGGGTCGAATCCGCAGCAGCGGCAGGTGGAGCGGATCTTCGAGAAGCCGAAGACACGGGTGGGCCAGTTCAGCGTGTACATCCGCGGCGGCCAGGTCTTCCCGCCGCTGGCGTGGTTCGACACCGAAGCCGGCCGCTTCATGATGACTTCGCGCCAGGCGGCCGACGGGCAAAGCTGGCTGACCTACGCTCCCGCCGACAACGCGAGGATCGCGCAGCAGCTGTATGCCCAGCTCGAAGGGCAGTTCTGA
- a CDS encoding glycosyltransferase: MPGKAAVTGEAPSAMVSTVDDTRFAERTPQGRLTAQRGLYAGPAPIVSKDLYAELEWGTAVRERGGISIEPASKVSGNTYFGRFPASYWQRWTDVTEVQVEAVVTGDGQLSVGASDIEGDSRVVAAEIVAGAKQQKVTLTAKLDKFYDGGALWLDIETEGGQSLRVEKVRWTVEAPEKIRPTAVTICTMNRADDCLSNLQALAADVSSLETLDAIYVADQGTDLVESRDGFEQVAKDLGDKLHYIKQPNLGGAGGFTRGLYEVAGHTETEHANVLFMDDDVLLEPDLVIRMTAFSNRTVNPVIVGGQMLNLLHPNQLHVGAEYARLNTLEPGQPVQHSLSTADLLGVDEETLKPNRQERRLDAGYNGWWSCLIPYEVVKATGYPLPFFFQWDDAEYSYRARAHGFPTVTLPGAGVWHADFHWKDWDEWHRYFNLRNSIITAALHSPFNLNLLSRVLIAQLVRYLLGMQYGLSATLIKAVEDFLEGPEVLRDGGVAAMKEIRRIRDEYPETKRHKATDVPGIASNDIGIINSAPRPSMQRLVLIKRILDRVLGRSRHSLGAIPIDEAHWWHVATFDTAVVTDASQEGVRVRSYDRAKMFDLARRGAKVIQRLRKEGAAVQEQYKRAMPELTSRDNWKRLYEL, translated from the coding sequence ATGCCCGGTAAAGCCGCCGTCACCGGAGAGGCCCCGAGCGCCATGGTGAGCACTGTCGACGACACCCGCTTCGCGGAACGCACCCCGCAGGGCCGTCTCACCGCGCAGCGCGGGCTCTACGCCGGCCCGGCCCCCATCGTCAGCAAGGACCTCTACGCCGAACTCGAATGGGGTACCGCCGTGCGCGAGCGCGGGGGCATCTCCATCGAGCCCGCGTCGAAGGTGTCCGGCAACACGTACTTCGGCCGGTTCCCCGCCAGCTACTGGCAGCGCTGGACCGACGTGACCGAGGTCCAGGTCGAGGCCGTCGTCACCGGTGACGGCCAGCTGTCCGTCGGCGCCTCCGACATCGAGGGCGACTCGCGTGTCGTCGCCGCCGAGATCGTCGCGGGCGCGAAGCAGCAGAAGGTGACGCTCACCGCGAAGCTCGACAAGTTCTACGACGGCGGCGCGCTCTGGCTCGACATCGAGACCGAGGGCGGCCAGTCGCTGCGTGTCGAGAAGGTCCGCTGGACGGTCGAAGCGCCGGAGAAGATCCGCCCGACCGCGGTGACCATCTGCACGATGAACCGCGCCGACGACTGCCTGTCGAACCTGCAGGCGCTCGCCGCCGACGTCTCCTCGCTGGAGACGCTCGACGCGATCTACGTCGCCGACCAGGGCACCGACCTCGTCGAGTCGCGTGACGGCTTCGAGCAGGTCGCCAAGGACCTCGGCGACAAGCTGCACTACATCAAGCAGCCGAACCTCGGCGGTGCCGGCGGGTTCACCCGCGGCCTCTACGAGGTCGCCGGGCACACCGAGACCGAGCACGCGAACGTCCTGTTCATGGACGACGACGTGCTGCTGGAGCCGGATCTGGTGATCCGGATGACCGCGTTCTCCAACCGCACGGTCAACCCGGTCATCGTCGGCGGGCAGATGCTGAACCTGCTGCACCCGAACCAGCTGCACGTCGGCGCCGAATACGCCCGGCTGAACACGCTGGAGCCCGGCCAGCCGGTGCAGCACTCGCTCTCGACCGCCGACCTGCTCGGCGTCGACGAGGAGACCCTCAAGCCGAACCGCCAGGAGCGCCGCCTCGACGCCGGGTACAACGGCTGGTGGTCTTGCCTGATCCCGTACGAGGTCGTCAAGGCCACGGGTTACCCGCTGCCGTTCTTCTTCCAGTGGGACGACGCGGAGTACAGCTACCGCGCCCGCGCGCACGGCTTCCCCACGGTCACCCTTCCGGGCGCCGGCGTCTGGCACGCCGACTTCCACTGGAAGGACTGGGACGAGTGGCACCGCTACTTCAACCTGCGGAACTCGATCATCACCGCCGCGCTGCACTCGCCGTTCAACCTGAACCTGCTCTCGCGTGTGCTCATCGCGCAGCTGGTCCGGTACCTGCTCGGCATGCAGTACGGCCTGTCCGCCACGCTGATCAAGGCCGTCGAGGACTTCCTCGAGGGGCCGGAGGTCCTGCGTGACGGCGGCGTCGCCGCGATGAAGGAGATCCGCCGGATCCGCGACGAGTACCCCGAGACCAAGCGGCACAAGGCCACCGACGTCCCGGGTATCGCGTCGAACGACATCGGCATCATCAACAGCGCGCCGCGGCCCAGCATGCAGCGCCTGGTGCTGATCAAGCGGATCCTCGACCGGGTGCTCGGCCGCAGCCGCCACTCGCTCGGCGCGATCCCGATCGACGAGGCCCACTGGTGGCACGTCGCGACCTTCGACACCGCCGTCGTCACCGACGCTTCGCAGGAGGGCGTGCGGGTCCGCTCGTACGACCGCGCGAAGATGTTCGACCTGGCGCGCCGGGGCGCGAAGGTGATCCAGCGGCTCCGTAAGGAAGGCGCGGCGGTGCAGGAGCAGTACAAGCGCGCCATGCCCGAGCTGACCTCGCGGGACAACTGGAAGCGGCTTTACGAGCTGTAA
- a CDS encoding acyl-CoA dehydrogenase family protein has protein sequence MTDLVTRAKALADDLLFPAAADVDLKGEVPSSHFDALAAEGFYGLAAPKEAGGPGADLPTIVQVLETLAGGCLSTMFTWIQHHGLVAALTTADNAELRDRYLPRLVSGELKAGAAFAAVIPTPPRLRAERVEGGYLLDGEAPFVSGWGVIDLLQLCARDGDTVVSAIIDPVAGERLEVRPLDLVAAQGTATVHLGFTRYFLPDERVYGKIPHADFVAGNTFASRLNGCAPLGLAARAARLIEELGKDGVAAGIRAEIDAVRGRLDAALADPPSLPAARAAGAELAFRAAGALVAANGSTSVLAGRHPQRLVREATFLLVAASRPEIKTGLLELFSRD, from the coding sequence ATGACGGATCTGGTCACCCGAGCCAAAGCCCTCGCCGACGATCTCCTCTTCCCCGCGGCCGCGGATGTCGACCTCAAGGGCGAAGTCCCCTCAAGCCACTTCGACGCTCTCGCCGCCGAAGGGTTCTACGGCCTCGCGGCGCCCAAGGAAGCCGGTGGCCCGGGCGCCGACCTCCCGACGATCGTCCAGGTCCTGGAGACGCTCGCGGGCGGCTGCCTGAGCACGATGTTCACCTGGATCCAGCACCACGGCCTGGTCGCGGCACTCACGACGGCCGACAACGCCGAACTGCGTGACCGCTACCTCCCGCGGCTGGTCAGCGGGGAACTCAAGGCCGGTGCCGCGTTCGCCGCGGTGATCCCGACCCCGCCCAGGCTGCGCGCGGAACGCGTCGAGGGCGGCTACCTGCTCGACGGCGAGGCCCCGTTCGTCAGCGGCTGGGGCGTCATCGATCTGCTCCAGCTCTGCGCCCGCGACGGCGACACCGTCGTCAGCGCGATCATCGACCCGGTGGCGGGGGAGCGGCTGGAGGTCCGGCCGCTCGACCTCGTCGCGGCGCAGGGCACGGCCACCGTGCACCTCGGCTTCACCCGCTACTTCCTGCCCGACGAGCGCGTCTACGGGAAGATCCCGCACGCGGACTTCGTCGCCGGCAACACCTTCGCCTCCCGGCTCAACGGCTGCGCGCCCCTCGGCCTCGCCGCCCGCGCCGCGCGGCTCATCGAGGAGCTCGGGAAGGACGGCGTCGCCGCCGGGATCCGGGCCGAGATCGACGCCGTCCGCGGCAGGCTCGACGCGGCGCTCGCCGATCCGCCGTCGCTGCCCGCGGCCAGGGCGGCGGGCGCGGAGCTCGCCTTCCGGGCCGCGGGCGCGCTGGTCGCGGCCAACGGCAGCACGTCGGTACTCGCCGGACGACACCCCCAGCGGCTCGTCCGGGAAGCCACCTTCCTGCTGGTCGCCGCCAGCCGCCCGGAGATCAAGACGGGGCTGCTGGAGCTCTTTTCCCGGGACTAG